GCCAGGTGAGCGGGTGGCAGGAGCACCTAAATACTATGGCCCAGGTGGCATCGTACGACGACGCAAACATAGAAAGGGAAGGTAGTGAGTCAACGCCCTTCTCTATGATAAGGTAATCGCGCAGTCGCTCGGCGGATTTCGACACCCCTATAGAGCAAGTTCAGCTCGCCCATGAGCAGAACCCCCCACTCCTAATTTGATGTTATAGCTTGACATATCATATAATATAGTGTTATATATAGTTACCCTTCTACAAAGAGGTTGAAAATGACCAAGATACTAGTTGACCTGTCAAACGAAGAGGACAAGATTGTTGAGGTCTATAAGATCGTGCATGACCTTAACAGCAAGCAGGACGCTATCAAACAAATGGTCAGATACTTTGAAGCTGACATCAAGCCGAAAAGAATCAAGGACAAAGACTACTTCTCGGTATAGGAGGTATTAGTCATGCCAGTCTCAGCTATAGTCGGAGTAGTGGTCGGGGTAATCCTATTGATAGCCCTGTTCCTAATGATCAGGGGTTGGATCAGCATCTACAACAAGTTTCAGTATTGGATCAACAGGGCTGAAAGAAAATTCGCTGACATAGACGTAGTCATGCAGCAAAGGATTGACAACATCCACGCCCTGGCGCAAGTAGTGAAGAAGTATGACATTCATGAGTACAAAGCTCTTAAGGATGTTACCGAAGCAAGAAGTCGCTGGACAAAAGACACCAGTCTCAACGACAAGGTGAGACAGACTTCTGAATTGGAGAACAACTACTTCAAACTCCAGGCAGTGTTTGAGAAGTACCCAGATCTCAAAGCTGACAAGATGCACCTCACCCTAATGGAAAGGGACTCTCATGTGGAGGCAAGGCTCCGTCAGACCAGGTTGAAGTACAACCACGCGGCCCAGCAGTACAACCAGAAGATCAAGATATTCCCCAGGAACATCGTCGCGCGGGCGCACAACTTCACGAAACTGGATTATCTGTCATTTGAGGGCCAAGAGAAGTATGAGCCAAAAGAAATCTTCGATGATGAACCGTGACTCCCGTATGGCGTGAGGAACCAGAGCCATGCTGGTAGAGTACGAGACAGGATATGCGATTGCTAAGGACGTTGACACGGTCATCAATTCGGCAAATGGGTTCCTGCTTCTCGGTACTGCTGGAGCTGGCAAAATAAGGGAAGTCTCTCGGCGACTGAATGCTGCGGAGAAACTGGAATATGATGCGTTGATCGCCAGTTTACCTAAGAGCACAGGACGATGGTATCGCCATGTCTACCGGACGAACAAGTGGCATCGAACATACGCTCAGTT
This sequence is a window from Chloroflexota bacterium. Protein-coding genes within it:
- a CDS encoding DUF2683 family protein, whose product is MTKILVDLSNEEDKIVEVYKIVHDLNSKQDAIKQMVRYFEADIKPKRIKDKDYFSV
- a CDS encoding LemA family protein, with amino-acid sequence MPVSAIVGVVVGVILLIALFLMIRGWISIYNKFQYWINRAERKFADIDVVMQQRIDNIHALAQVVKKYDIHEYKALKDVTEARSRWTKDTSLNDKVRQTSELENNYFKLQAVFEKYPDLKADKMHLTLMERDSHVEARLRQTRLKYNHAAQQYNQKIKIFPRNIVARAHNFTKLDYLSFEGQEKYEPKEIFDDEP